GGCAAAGAAGTCCCGTCGGGTGGACTACCTATGGATGTGGGTGTTGTAGTTCATAATGTCGGAACTCTATTGGCTATTTACGAAGCTGTTAACTTTGGCAAACCACTGTATGAGAGGGTAATAACCGTAACAGGCAAAGTAAAAAACCCAGGCAATTATTTAGTTAGAATTGGAACGCCGATAAAAGACATTCTTGATTTCTGCCAAATAGATTGGGATAACGTAGGTAAAATAATTTTAGGCGGGCCAATGATGGGAATATCCCAACAAGATATCCAAACTCCCATTATAAAAGGAACAAGCGGAATACTCGTTCAAAGTAAAGATGAAATAATAGAAGACACCGAAGCGCCGTGTATAAGATGCGCAAAATGCATAGAAGTTTGCCCTGCATATCTTCTTCCCACACAGATTGCAAAAGTGGTAAAAGCCGAAAAATGGGAAAGATTAAGCCAATTACATATAAAAGATTGTATGGAATGCGGTTGCTGCACTTATGTATGTCCTTCCAAAATTCCCCTGGTTCAATATATTAAATTAGGAAAAATCAAGACAAAATAAGTTCGTTTGCCCAAAATTTATATATCTAAAAAAAAATCCTTCGTAGCAATGCTCTCCGAAGAGTCCGTATACTCGTCCTTTCGGTCAGAAGAACTCTCCGAAGAGTCCGCATACTCCGTCCTTTCGGAGTCATCGGACCGACAGTTGTTTTCGGACTCGTCGGAGAGTCATCGGACATAGTAATGACAAGTAATACGTAATGTCATTGCGAGCGAACAAAGTGAGTGTGGCAATCTAAAAATTAAAAATAAAAGATTGCCACGCCCTCATAATATTCGGGCTCGCAATGACAGAACACATTTCGAGATTTATACATTTTTGATGTTTAACGAGTTTTTAGATAAACTTACTATAAAAAAGATAAATTAAAAATCAAATATCACCCCTAGGAATGCAGAGCATTCCAGGGATTTAGTCCCTTTCTAGGGAGACTAAGTCCTCGGGATTTCAAAGAAATTCCAGAGGGAAAATTAAAATTACATATCAAGATGTAAAAAGTAGTAACCATTAGCTGTTTCTTTTTTATTTTTAAATTTTGATTTGTCATTTTGCACTTTGATTTTTACCCCGAGAAATCCAAAGGATTTCCGGGACTCAGTCCCTGAAATTACTTCGCAATTTCTAGGGGCATTTTGAATTCTAAGTAATATGAAGAACCTAAAAGATATTGAATACATGAAAGAGGCATTGGCTCTTGCAGTAAAGGCCGAAGGACTTACATCTCCTAACCCTTTGGTCGGCGCTGTTATCGTAAAGGGGAACAAAATTATCGGAAGAGGTTATCATAAAAGAGCAGGTTCTAAGCACGCTGAAATCCTTGCCCTTGAATCAGCAGGAAAGCCTGCCCGCCAGCCTGCTACGAAGCTGGCAGGCAACCAAAAGGCAGGCGGGAAAGCAAAAGGAGCTACTCTGTATATCAACCTTGAGCCATGCGCTCATTACGGTAAAACACCGCCATGCGCTCCCCAAATAATAAAAGCGGGTATAAAAAAAGTTGTAATAGCTATGCTGGACCCAAATCCTTTGGTCAATGGTAAGGGGATAAAGAAACTTAAATCCGAAGGAATAGATGTACAAGTCGGTATCCTTGAACAGGATGCTAGAAAAATAAACGAAACATATATTAAATATATGACTAAAAAAATGCCGGTTGTAGTTTTGAAATGGGCTATGAGCTTAGACGGTAAAATAGCCACTCGTAAAGGCAATTCAAAATGGATTTCAGGAAAGGTTTCCAGAGAATTCACACAAAAATTAAGAGGTAAATTCGATGCGGTTTTAATAGGGATAGAAACACTTCTTAAAGACAACCCTCAACTTAACACTCACGGTTTGGAAATAAAAGAACCAAAAAGAATAATTATTGACAGCAGAGGAAGAATCCCTTTGGATTGCAATCTGTTAAAAACTAAAGGCTTGCCCGCCAGGGGTTGGGTGGAGGGCGGACAGATTATAATTGCCACAACAGATAAAATAACCAAAAAGAAAATAAGAGATTTGAAGCAAAAAGGAGTAGAGATTATGGTTACTCCTTCAAAAGAAGGCAGAGTCAACCTAAAGAAACTTATGATAGAATTAGCCAAACGAGAAATTACATCTATATTGGTTGAAGGCGGCGGAACAATAAATGCTTCATTTATAGAAAATGCCTTGGCAGATAAATTTGTGGCGTTTTTATCTCCTATGATAATCGGCGGTAAAAACGCAATTTCTCCGATAGAAGGAAAAGGAATAGAAAAAATAGCCAATGCTATAAGAATCCGCGACTTATCTACAAGGAAAATAGGAGAAGATATAGTTATTGAAGGATATTTCAAACACGGATGATAGTCGATAGTGTATAGTTTTTAGACTATAAACCATAAACTAATTAAATATAGTAGATAGTCGATAGTATATAGTGTTTAGACAACAAACTATAAACCATATTAAATACAGTGGATAGTCGATAGTATATAGTGTTTAGACTATAAACCATAGACCATAAACTATAAACTAATTAAAATGTTCACCGGAATAATTGAAGAAATAGGTAAAATATCTAAAATAGAAAAGAGCGGCAATGTTTGGACGTTTAGCGTTAACGCGCCCAAGATATGCAAAGACGGTAAAAACGGCGACAGCATATCCGTCGACGGAGTTTGTCTTTCCGTAACGGATATACAAAAGAACACGTTCAAAGTGCAAGCTATACGCGAAACATTAGAAAAAACTACGCTTTTAAGTTTTAAAGAAAACAGGAGCGTAAACCTTGAAAGAGCGGTAAAACCTACAGACAGATTGGGAGGACATATTCTCACAGGACATATTGACGCGATAGGAGAAATAATTGAAAAAAGCAAAGGGGAAACTTTTAGTTTGAGAATAGAATCTCCCCTACCCCTAATGAAATATATAGTCCCAAACGGCTCTATAGGAGTCGACGGAATAAGCTTAACCGTAAAAGAAGTAGAGACTTCTTCGTTCAAAATTATTATAATTCCATATACAACATCTTTTGCTACAATAGAAATAAAAAAGATAAACGATAAAGTGAACCTCGAAGTAGATATACTGGCAAGATATATAGAAAAGGCCATATCTGAGAAAAGAGAAACAATTACATCTGAATTTCTAAAAGAAAAAGGATTTCCATGAAATTTGCAAAGGTTAAAGACGCGGCAGAGCAACTCAAAAAAGGCAACTTCGTTATCATTGTGGATGATGAGGACAGAGAAAATGAAGGAGACCTTATAATAGCCGCAGAGTTTGCGACAGCTGAAAAGATAAATTTCATGACAAAGTACGGCAGAGGTATGGTATGCATGCCAATAACAAAACAGAGAGCGACAGAGCTGAATCTGCACCAGATGGTTCCAGAGGACAAGAACACAGAAATCACCCGGTGTAAGTTTACTGTTTCTGTTGATGCAAAAAAAGATACAACTACAGGCATATCTGCACATGACAGAGCAACAACTATAAAAACAATTCTAAATACAAAAACAAAACCGGATGACCTTGCAAGACCCGGACATATATTCCCTCTTCAAGCAGAAGATGGAGGAGTTCTAAAAAGAGCAGGTCATACAGAAGCAACAATTGACCTTGCCAAACTACTCGGGCTTAAACCAGCAGGAGTTTTGTGCGAGATTATGAACGACGATGGCACAATGGCGCGCCTGCCACAGCTTCGGAAATTTTCCGAACGATTTAATATTCCATTATGCACAATAAAAGATTTAATAGCATTCAGGATAAAGGAAGAAAAATTAATAAAAGAAGTGCTTACGACTAATCTGCCGACACCACATGGAGACTTTAAACTTGTCCTTTATGAATCTCTCATTAACCAGGAAAATTATCTTGCACTTATAAAAGGAGATGTAAAAGG
The sequence above is drawn from the bacterium genome and encodes:
- a CDS encoding riboflavin synthase, coding for MFTGIIEEIGKISKIEKSGNVWTFSVNAPKICKDGKNGDSISVDGVCLSVTDIQKNTFKVQAIRETLEKTTLLSFKENRSVNLERAVKPTDRLGGHILTGHIDAIGEIIEKSKGETFSLRIESPLPLMKYIVPNGSIGVDGISLTVKEVETSSFKIIIIPYTTSFATIEIKKINDKVNLEVDILARYIEKAISEKRETITSEFLKEKGFP
- the ribD gene encoding bifunctional diaminohydroxyphosphoribosylaminopyrimidine deaminase/5-amino-6-(5-phosphoribosylamino)uracil reductase RibD, producing MKEALALAVKAEGLTSPNPLVGAVIVKGNKIIGRGYHKRAGSKHAEILALESAGKPARQPATKLAGNQKAGGKAKGATLYINLEPCAHYGKTPPCAPQIIKAGIKKVVIAMLDPNPLVNGKGIKKLKSEGIDVQVGILEQDARKINETYIKYMTKKMPVVVLKWAMSLDGKIATRKGNSKWISGKVSREFTQKLRGKFDAVLIGIETLLKDNPQLNTHGLEIKEPKRIIIDSRGRIPLDCNLLKTKGLPARGWVEGGQIIIATTDKITKKKIRDLKQKGVEIMVTPSKEGRVNLKKLMIELAKREITSILVEGGGTINASFIENALADKFVAFLSPMIIGGKNAISPIEGKGIEKIANAIRIRDLSTRKIGEDIVIEGYFKHG
- a CDS encoding bifunctional 3,4-dihydroxy-2-butanone-4-phosphate synthase/GTP cyclohydrolase II, with protein sequence MKFAKVKDAAEQLKKGNFVIIVDDEDRENEGDLIIAAEFATAEKINFMTKYGRGMVCMPITKQRATELNLHQMVPEDKNTEITRCKFTVSVDAKKDTTTGISAHDRATTIKTILNTKTKPDDLARPGHIFPLQAEDGGVLKRAGHTEATIDLAKLLGLKPAGVLCEIMNDDGTMARLPQLRKFSERFNIPLCTIKDLIAFRIKEEKLIKEVLTTNLPTPHGDFKLVLYESLINQENYLALIKGDVKGKQDVLVRVHSQCLTGDVFESLRCDCGNQLRDALTMISKEGKGVLLYMPQEGRGIGLANKLKAYVLQDKGRDTVEANEDLGFKDDLRDYGMGAQVLVDLGLSTIRLLTNNPKKIVGLQGYKLKVTQRVPIETPVNKRNISYLKTKKEKMGHLLKKI